A region from the Streptomyces lydicus genome encodes:
- a CDS encoding siderophore-interacting protein: MTTTVAPSTAPFRFFDVHVVRSQRLSPSLVRITFGGERLTDLASGGRDQRFKLFLPQPHQDRPVFDDTGDGWYTAWRAQDPAERAVMRSYTIREQRHEPAEFDVDFALHGAGLGTAATAGGPASRWAARARPGDRLTVLAPAVEDNGGVDFRPPAGTDWILLTGDETALPAIAGILSWLSPGTRAEVWIEIAHEDDRQRLSTFADAGIHWLVRDETAAGRGEPVLDALRAAELPEGTPYAWIAGEAGTVKAVRRHLVRERGIDRRAVKFTGYWRRGATEEDLITELTAAAAATTEATEATEATAEENYRQG, translated from the coding sequence ATGACCACGACCGTCGCCCCGTCCACCGCACCGTTCCGCTTCTTCGATGTGCACGTCGTCCGGTCCCAACGGCTGAGCCCCTCCCTGGTGCGGATCACCTTCGGCGGCGAACGGCTCACGGACCTGGCCTCCGGCGGTCGCGACCAGCGCTTCAAGCTCTTCCTCCCGCAGCCCCACCAGGACCGGCCGGTCTTCGACGACACCGGCGACGGCTGGTACACCGCCTGGCGGGCACAGGATCCGGCCGAGCGTGCGGTGATGCGCTCGTACACGATCCGCGAACAGCGCCACGAACCGGCGGAGTTCGATGTGGACTTCGCGCTGCACGGCGCCGGCCTTGGCACCGCCGCCACGGCGGGCGGCCCCGCCTCCCGCTGGGCCGCCCGTGCCCGGCCCGGCGACCGGCTGACCGTCCTCGCCCCGGCCGTCGAGGACAACGGCGGTGTCGACTTCCGGCCACCGGCCGGCACCGACTGGATTCTGCTCACCGGCGACGAGACGGCGCTGCCCGCGATCGCCGGCATCCTGTCCTGGCTCTCCCCCGGCACCCGGGCCGAGGTCTGGATCGAGATCGCGCACGAGGACGACCGGCAGCGGCTTTCGACCTTCGCCGATGCCGGCATCCACTGGCTCGTCCGGGACGAGACGGCCGCCGGGCGCGGCGAGCCCGTACTCGACGCGCTGCGCGCCGCCGAGCTGCCCGAGGGCACCCCGTACGCCTGGATCGCCGGCGAGGCCGGGACCGTCAAGGCGGTGCGCAGGCACCTGGTCCGCGAACGAGGCATCGACCGCAGGGCGGTGAAGTTCACCGGCTACTGGCGCCGCGGCGCCACCGAGGAGGATCTGATCACGGAGCTGACCGCGGCGGCCGCGGCGACGACGGAGGCGACGGAGGCGACGGAGGCGACGGCCGAGGAGAACTACCGCCAGGGCTGA
- a CDS encoding NAD kinase, translating into MTTTQAVEGSAAHGNTGAGRTVFLLAHTGRPAAIRSAELVVQGLLRCGIGVRVLAEEAADLPLPPSVERVESEQCAAEGCELLVVLGGDGTLLRGADFSRTSGVPMLGVNLGRVGFLAEAERDDLDKVVDRVVTRAYEVEERMTLDVLVRNNGSVVHTDWALNEASVEKAARERMLEVVTEVDGRPVSRFGGDGVVCATPTGSTAYAFSAGGPVVWPEVEALLMVPISAHALFAKPLVTSPRSVLAVEVQPKTPHGVLWCDGRRSIELPAGARVEVRRGAVPVRLARLHHASFTDRLVAKFALPVAGWRGAPH; encoded by the coding sequence TTGACCACTACCCAGGCAGTTGAAGGCAGCGCAGCACACGGGAACACCGGAGCCGGGCGGACGGTCTTCCTGCTCGCCCACACCGGCCGCCCCGCGGCCATCCGCAGCGCCGAGCTCGTCGTCCAGGGGCTCTTGCGCTGCGGCATCGGCGTGCGGGTGCTGGCGGAGGAGGCCGCGGATCTGCCGCTGCCGCCGTCGGTCGAGCGCGTCGAGTCGGAGCAGTGCGCGGCCGAGGGCTGCGAACTGCTGGTGGTCCTGGGCGGGGACGGCACACTGCTGCGCGGTGCGGACTTCTCCAGGACGTCCGGTGTCCCGATGCTCGGCGTCAACCTCGGCCGGGTCGGCTTCCTCGCGGAGGCCGAACGCGATGACCTCGACAAGGTCGTCGACCGGGTGGTCACCCGCGCCTACGAGGTCGAGGAGCGGATGACGCTCGATGTCCTCGTACGCAACAACGGCAGTGTCGTCCACACCGATTGGGCCCTCAACGAGGCGTCGGTGGAGAAGGCGGCCCGGGAGCGGATGCTGGAGGTCGTGACCGAGGTCGACGGCCGGCCCGTCTCGCGCTTCGGCGGCGACGGGGTGGTCTGTGCGACGCCGACCGGCTCCACCGCCTACGCCTTCTCGGCCGGCGGCCCGGTGGTCTGGCCCGAGGTCGAGGCGCTGCTGATGGTCCCGATCAGCGCCCATGCCCTGTTCGCCAAGCCGCTGGTCACCTCGCCGCGCTCCGTCCTGGCGGTCGAGGTGCAGCCCAAGACCCCGCACGGCGTGCTGTGGTGCGACGGCCGCCGCAGCATCGAACTCCCGGCCGGCGCCCGGGTCGAGGTCCGCCGCGGCGCCGTGCCCGTACGTCTGGCCCGCCTGCACCACGCCTCCTTCACGGACCGTCTGGTCGCCAAGTTCGCCCTCCCGGTGGCGGGGTGGCGGGGAGCACCGCACTAG
- a CDS encoding DUF1015 family protein produces MTSTDGLRLHPFRGLRYDRDRVSSLTAVMSPPYDVVVRPDGVRHLETADPYNIVRLILPHAADPTTRHRQAAETLSRWRAEGVLRQDAEPALYVYEQRSGEVLQRGLIGALGLDGPVLPHEGVIPEVVEDRAALMRAAAANFEPLLLSYRSQGTATGAAAVIERTVERDPLLATTTEDGFAHRLWAVTDPAELTAVDDDLSRRQALIADGHHRWATYQRLYEQQPGTTAASPWASGLVLLVDTARYPLQVRAIHRVLPHLPPAKALADLAGAFRARTLPGELSAALEALEETPGTAFVLAGGPGSFHLLDRPDPSLLDRTIRRDRPEAWRRLDATVLHSVLLDEVWNIPDHPSDISYLHHTAAAVEQAARHGGTAVLMRATSEETVRQLAERGVTMPRKSTSFGPKPATGLVLRTLDDHRN; encoded by the coding sequence ATGACCAGTACCGACGGCCTCCGCCTCCACCCGTTCCGCGGACTGCGATACGACCGCGACCGGGTCAGCAGCCTGACCGCTGTGATGTCCCCGCCGTACGACGTGGTGGTGCGGCCGGACGGCGTGCGCCACTTGGAGACCGCCGACCCGTACAACATCGTCCGGCTGATCCTGCCGCACGCCGCGGACCCCACCACCCGCCACCGCCAGGCCGCCGAGACCCTGAGCCGCTGGCGTGCCGAGGGCGTGCTGCGGCAGGACGCCGAGCCCGCGCTGTACGTCTACGAGCAGCGCTCCGGCGAGGTGCTGCAGCGCGGACTGATCGGGGCGCTGGGCCTGGACGGACCGGTGCTGCCGCACGAGGGCGTCATCCCGGAGGTGGTCGAGGACCGGGCCGCCCTGATGCGTGCGGCGGCCGCCAATTTCGAGCCGTTGCTGCTCTCCTACCGCAGCCAGGGCACCGCGACCGGCGCCGCCGCGGTCATCGAGCGCACGGTGGAGCGCGACCCGCTGCTGGCCACCACCACCGAGGACGGCTTCGCGCACCGGCTGTGGGCGGTCACCGACCCCGCCGAGCTCACCGCCGTCGACGACGACCTCAGCCGCCGGCAGGCGCTGATCGCCGACGGCCACCACCGCTGGGCGACCTATCAGCGGCTGTACGAGCAGCAGCCCGGCACCACCGCCGCCTCGCCCTGGGCGTCCGGCCTGGTGCTGCTGGTGGACACCGCCCGCTACCCGCTCCAGGTCCGGGCGATCCACCGGGTGCTGCCGCATCTGCCGCCCGCCAAGGCGCTGGCGGATCTGGCCGGCGCCTTCCGCGCCCGCACCCTGCCGGGCGAGCTGTCCGCCGCCCTGGAGGCCCTGGAGGAGACGCCCGGCACCGCCTTCGTCCTCGCCGGCGGGCCGGGCTCCTTCCACCTCCTGGACCGTCCCGACCCCTCCCTGCTGGACCGTACGATCCGCCGGGACCGGCCCGAGGCCTGGCGACGGCTGGACGCCACGGTGCTGCACTCCGTCCTGCTGGACGAGGTCTGGAACATCCCCGACCACCCGTCGGACATCAGCTATCTGCATCACACCGCGGCCGCCGTCGAGCAGGCCGCCCGGCACGGCGGCACCGCGGTCCTGATGCGCGCCACCTCCGAGGAGACGGTCCGTCAACTCGCGGAGCGCGGCGTGACGATGCCGCGGAAGTCCACCTCGTTCGGCCCCAAGCCCGCCACGGGTCTGGTCCTGCGCACCCTGGACGACCACCGGAACTGA
- a CDS encoding class I SAM-dependent methyltransferase — MDRNIRSVEDVLKLLDGLFAPEADRWTAEGAAWWDDFYADRSKPVPFFVAKPDENLVSYLERGLIGPGRALDLGCGPGRNALHLAAAGFAVDAVDLSPAALAWAEDRAREEGADVRFLCGDAFALAETALTGPYDLIYDSGCFHHLPPHRRISYLALLDRALAPGGHLALTCFAAGGMGSELGDTDFYHQAGLHGGLAYTAESLRWIFSGLAEVELRRMHDEGPESACFGEPFLWTALLRRPVPS; from the coding sequence ATGGACCGGAACATCCGCAGCGTGGAGGACGTACTCAAGCTCCTGGACGGGCTGTTCGCGCCGGAGGCCGACCGCTGGACGGCCGAAGGTGCCGCCTGGTGGGACGACTTCTACGCGGACCGCTCCAAGCCGGTGCCGTTCTTCGTCGCGAAGCCCGACGAGAACCTGGTCTCCTACCTCGAACGCGGACTGATCGGCCCGGGGCGCGCCCTCGACCTCGGCTGCGGCCCGGGCCGCAACGCACTGCACCTCGCCGCCGCGGGCTTCGCGGTGGACGCCGTGGACCTCTCGCCGGCCGCCCTCGCCTGGGCCGAGGACCGGGCCCGGGAAGAGGGGGCCGACGTCAGGTTCCTGTGCGGCGACGCCTTCGCCCTTGCGGAGACCGCACTGACCGGCCCGTACGACCTGATCTACGACTCCGGCTGCTTCCACCATCTGCCGCCGCACCGCCGCATCAGCTACCTCGCCCTCCTCGACCGGGCCCTGGCGCCCGGCGGGCATCTCGCCCTCACCTGTTTCGCGGCGGGCGGGATGGGCTCCGAACTCGGTGACACCGACTTCTACCACCAGGCAGGCCTCCATGGCGGCCTCGCCTACACCGCGGAGTCCCTGCGCTGGATCTTCTCCGGTCTGGCGGAGGTGGAACTGCGTCGCATGCACGACGAGGGGCCGGAGTCCGCGTGCTTCGGCGAACCGTTCCTGTGGACGGCTCTGTTGCGGCGCCCGGTCCCGTCGTAA
- a CDS encoding SCP2 sterol-binding domain-containing protein, whose amino-acid sequence MATLDQCRAALDRLAQNLSAADGNVRRAAAFDRSLSCRITDLDVTFLGRLSDGSLQEVTHVPGPPPHKAEIRLSMAGDDLVALVDGKLNFAKAWGSGRVKLEAGLRDLLRLRTLL is encoded by the coding sequence ATGGCAACCCTCGACCAGTGCCGCGCCGCTCTCGACCGGCTGGCCCAGAATCTGTCCGCGGCGGATGGCAACGTCCGGCGCGCGGCCGCGTTCGACCGTTCGCTCAGCTGCCGCATCACGGACCTCGATGTGACCTTCCTCGGGCGGCTGTCCGACGGCTCCCTCCAGGAGGTGACCCATGTCCCCGGCCCGCCTCCGCACAAGGCCGAGATCCGCCTGTCCATGGCCGGCGACGATCTGGTCGCCCTGGTGGACGGGAAGCTGAATTTCGCCAAGGCCTGGGGCAGCGGTCGCGTCAAGCTGGAGGCCGGCCTGCGCGACCTGCTGCGCCTCAGGACGCTGCTGTAG
- a CDS encoding HAD-IIA family hydrolase: protein MNEQIRRRPDGCRRPLSEAYDTALLDLDGVVYAGGRAIDHAVESLTRARDGGMHLAYVTNNAARTPQAVAGQLSGFGLPTGPADVITSAQAVARLISEQVPAGARVLAVGGEGLWVALRERGLEPVRSADDDPAAVVQGFDPTLDWERLAEAAYAVQRGVPWFASNTDLTIPKERGIAPGNGALVEVVRTAAGGSPQVAGKPQPPMHRETVLRTGAQRPLVIGDRLDTDIEGACNGGVDSLLVLTGVTTPAELLAAPPRHRPAYVAEDLRGLLAPQPEVTADDGGFRCGGWRAEAAGDALAVTGEGTPLDGLRALCAAAWTAAGDGSCGADAGKALERIGR from the coding sequence ATGAACGAGCAGATTCGCAGGCGGCCCGACGGGTGCCGGCGCCCGCTGAGCGAGGCGTACGACACGGCGCTGCTGGATCTGGACGGGGTCGTCTACGCCGGCGGGCGGGCCATCGACCATGCCGTGGAGTCGCTGACGCGCGCACGGGACGGCGGGATGCACCTCGCCTATGTGACCAATAACGCCGCCCGCACCCCGCAGGCCGTGGCCGGCCAGTTGTCCGGCTTCGGGCTGCCGACCGGCCCGGCGGATGTGATCACGTCGGCGCAGGCGGTGGCGCGGCTGATCTCCGAGCAGGTGCCGGCGGGCGCGCGGGTGCTGGCCGTCGGGGGCGAGGGGCTGTGGGTGGCGCTGCGCGAGCGCGGCCTCGAACCGGTCCGCTCCGCCGACGACGACCCGGCGGCGGTGGTGCAGGGCTTTGACCCCACCCTGGACTGGGAGCGGCTGGCGGAGGCGGCCTACGCGGTGCAGCGCGGGGTGCCGTGGTTCGCGTCCAACACCGATCTGACGATCCCCAAGGAGCGGGGGATCGCCCCCGGCAACGGGGCGCTGGTGGAGGTGGTGCGGACCGCCGCGGGCGGCTCGCCGCAGGTGGCGGGCAAGCCGCAGCCGCCGATGCACCGGGAGACCGTGCTGCGCACCGGTGCGCAGCGGCCGTTGGTGATCGGCGACCGGCTCGACACCGACATCGAGGGCGCCTGCAACGGCGGGGTCGACTCGCTGCTGGTGCTCACCGGCGTCACCACGCCCGCCGAACTGCTGGCCGCCCCGCCGCGGCACCGTCCCGCGTACGTGGCCGAGGACCTGCGCGGGCTGCTGGCACCGCAGCCGGAGGTGACCGCGGACGACGGCGGGTTCCGGTGCGGCGGCTGGCGGGCCGAGGCGGCCGGTGACGCGCTGGCCGTGACGGGCGAGGGGACGCCGCTGGACGGGCTGCGGGCGCTGTGCGCGGCGGCCTGGACGGCTGCCGGGGACGGCAGTTGCGGGGCGGATGCGGGCAAGGCGCTGGAACGGATCGGGAGGTGA
- a CDS encoding FecCD family ABC transporter permease yields the protein MLVDSSPEATAAPAPVIPRRRHLLRSAGLLASFAVLAVIAVLGIAVGAKQIPLDQVWHGVFHYSGTDTDVIIRDVRFPRTLLGLIIGAALGLAGTVMQALTRNPLADPGVLGINAGASAAVVSAISFFGVTSLTGYVWFAFAGAALVSVAVYVLGGTRSATPVRLALAGTALTAVLVGYINAVNLMDTAALDKMRFWTVGSLASATLPTVGQIAPFLAVGSVLALLLARPLNALALGDDQARALGARLTRTRVLAMLAVTLLCGGATAACGPIVYVGLMVPHVVRAITGPDMRWILPYSAVLSPVLLLGADVLGRVVARPGELQVGIVTAVVGGPVFIYLVRRRRMAQL from the coding sequence GTGTTGGTTGACAGTTCCCCCGAAGCAACAGCGGCCCCGGCCCCCGTGATCCCCAGGAGACGCCATCTCCTGCGCTCCGCGGGGCTGTTGGCCTCCTTTGCCGTGCTGGCCGTGATCGCCGTCCTCGGTATCGCCGTGGGCGCGAAACAGATCCCCCTCGACCAGGTGTGGCACGGGGTGTTCCACTACTCCGGCACCGACACCGACGTGATCATCCGCGATGTCCGCTTTCCCCGTACGCTGCTCGGCCTGATCATCGGTGCCGCGCTCGGCCTGGCCGGCACGGTCATGCAGGCGCTGACCCGGAACCCCCTGGCGGACCCGGGAGTTCTCGGCATCAACGCCGGCGCCTCGGCCGCGGTCGTCTCCGCCATCAGCTTCTTCGGCGTCACCTCGCTGACCGGCTATGTGTGGTTCGCGTTCGCCGGCGCCGCGCTGGTATCCGTTGCGGTGTACGTCCTCGGCGGCACCCGCAGCGCCACACCCGTACGGCTCGCCCTCGCCGGCACCGCGCTGACCGCCGTCCTCGTCGGCTACATCAACGCCGTCAATCTGATGGATACCGCGGCCCTGGACAAGATGCGCTTCTGGACGGTGGGTTCGCTGGCCTCGGCCACCCTGCCGACGGTGGGCCAGATCGCGCCATTTCTCGCCGTGGGGAGTGTCCTCGCGCTGCTGCTCGCCCGGCCGCTGAACGCCCTTGCGCTCGGCGACGACCAGGCGCGGGCGCTGGGTGCCCGGCTGACCCGCACCCGGGTGCTGGCGATGCTCGCGGTCACCCTGCTGTGCGGCGGGGCGACCGCCGCCTGCGGCCCGATCGTCTATGTGGGCCTGATGGTTCCGCACGTCGTACGGGCCATCACCGGGCCCGATATGCGCTGGATCCTGCCGTACTCCGCGGTGCTCTCGCCGGTCCTGCTGCTCGGCGCCGATGTGCTCGGCAGGGTGGTGGCCCGGCCCGGTGAGCTGCAGGTCGGCATCGTCACGGCCGTCGTCGGCGGCCCGGTCTTCATCTATCTCGTACGGCGTCGGAGGATGGCCCAGCTGTGA
- a CDS encoding TlyA family RNA methyltransferase: MAGVARRRLDAELVRRKLARSREHASQLIAAGRVTVGGATATKPATQVETSAAVVVRDDESDPDYVSRGGHKLAGALAAFVPLGLKVEGRRALDAGASTGGFTDVLLRAGAGHVVAVDVGYGQLAWSLQSDARVTVKDRTNVRELTLEQIDSQPVDLVVGDLSFIPLGLVLPALARCAAPDADLVLMVKPQFEVGKERLGSGGVVRSAELRADAVRAVAQRAAELEFGVLGVTASPLPGPSGNVEYFLWLRAGAPALDPADVDRAVAEGPR, encoded by the coding sequence GTGGCAGGAGTGGCACGACGCCGACTCGACGCGGAGCTGGTGCGCCGCAAGCTGGCCCGTTCCCGCGAGCATGCGAGCCAGCTGATCGCCGCGGGCCGGGTGACCGTCGGCGGGGCGACCGCGACGAAGCCGGCCACCCAGGTGGAGACCAGCGCGGCCGTGGTCGTACGCGACGACGAGAGCGATCCGGACTATGTCTCGCGCGGCGGGCACAAGCTCGCCGGAGCCCTCGCCGCCTTCGTACCGCTCGGCCTGAAGGTCGAGGGCCGGCGGGCGCTGGACGCGGGCGCCTCGACCGGTGGCTTCACCGATGTCCTGCTGCGGGCCGGTGCCGGTCACGTCGTGGCCGTCGACGTCGGATACGGACAGCTCGCCTGGTCGCTGCAGAGCGATGCGCGGGTCACCGTGAAGGACCGCACCAACGTGCGCGAGCTGACCCTCGAACAGATCGACTCGCAGCCCGTCGACCTGGTCGTCGGCGATCTCTCGTTCATTCCGCTGGGGCTCGTCCTGCCCGCGCTGGCCCGCTGTGCGGCGCCCGACGCGGACCTGGTGCTGATGGTCAAGCCGCAGTTCGAGGTCGGCAAGGAGCGGCTGGGCAGCGGCGGGGTGGTGCGCAGCGCGGAGCTGCGCGCCGACGCGGTGCGGGCGGTCGCGCAGCGCGCCGCGGAACTGGAATTTGGCGTACTTGGCGTAACTGCGAGCCCGCTGCCCGGTCCTTCGGGGAACGTCGAGTACTTTCTGTGGCTCCGCGCCGGGGCGCCTGCACTCGACCCGGCGGACGTCGACCGTGCAGTGGCGGAGGGGCCTCGTTGA
- a CDS encoding FecCD family ABC transporter permease, which yields MAGRARRVTVVRTRGGLSVRLDVPAVVAGLVLLAVALAAAVALIGSGDYPMSPAEVIATLTGGGDAGQEFIVQDLRLPRVLVGLLVGAAFGIAGAVFQTVSRNPLGSPDVLGFAQGSSVGALVAIVYFQAGTFAVAAGAVAGGVITGVAIFLLAWKRGIHGYRFVLVGIGASAMLYAMVLYLLTKANIVDATRATTWMTGSLAGRDWDQLWPLAAVCVVLVPVLLFHGRPLRMLEMGDDAASALGVRGERVRVVVLLAAVVLVAAATAAAGPISFVALTAPQLARRLSLPRFLKGAGRGTPLPGPHLLLSALMGAVLLVAADWAAQRLFGADQLPVGVLTGVLGGGYLLWLLATERKAGRI from the coding sequence CTGGCGGGGCGGGCCCGGCGGGTCACGGTGGTGCGGACCAGGGGCGGGCTCTCGGTGCGCCTGGACGTGCCCGCCGTGGTGGCGGGGCTGGTGCTGCTGGCCGTCGCGCTGGCGGCCGCCGTCGCCCTGATCGGCTCCGGCGACTACCCGATGAGCCCGGCCGAGGTGATCGCCACCCTGACCGGCGGCGGCGATGCCGGCCAGGAGTTCATCGTGCAGGACCTGCGGCTGCCGCGGGTGCTGGTGGGGCTGCTGGTCGGCGCCGCGTTCGGGATCGCCGGGGCGGTCTTCCAGACCGTTTCGCGCAATCCGCTGGGCAGCCCGGACGTCCTCGGCTTCGCCCAGGGATCGTCCGTCGGCGCGCTGGTCGCCATCGTCTACTTCCAGGCCGGGACCTTCGCGGTCGCCGCCGGAGCGGTCGCCGGCGGCGTGATCACCGGCGTCGCCATCTTCCTGCTCGCCTGGAAGCGCGGCATCCACGGCTACCGCTTCGTGCTCGTCGGCATCGGAGCGAGCGCGATGCTCTACGCGATGGTGCTCTACCTCCTGACCAAGGCGAACATCGTCGACGCGACCCGGGCCACCACCTGGATGACCGGTTCCCTGGCCGGCCGCGACTGGGACCAGCTGTGGCCGCTGGCCGCCGTCTGCGTCGTCCTCGTCCCGGTGCTGCTGTTCCACGGACGCCCACTGCGCATGCTGGAGATGGGCGATGACGCCGCGAGCGCCCTGGGCGTACGGGGCGAGCGGGTCCGTGTCGTCGTGCTGCTGGCGGCGGTCGTGCTCGTCGCCGCCGCCACCGCCGCGGCCGGGCCGATCTCCTTCGTGGCGCTGACCGCGCCCCAGCTGGCCCGGCGGCTCTCCCTCCCGCGCTTCCTCAAGGGCGCGGGGAGAGGCACACCCCTGCCCGGCCCCCATCTGCTGCTGTCCGCCCTCATGGGCGCCGTGCTGCTGGTCGCCGCGGACTGGGCCGCCCAGCGGCTCTTCGGCGCCGACCAGCTGCCGGTGGGCGTGCTGACCGGCGTCCTCGGCGGTGGCTATCTGCTGTGGCTGCTGGCCACGGAGCGCAAGGCGGGACGGATATGA
- a CDS encoding ABC transporter substrate-binding protein has protein sequence MSTSRSVTPSRRGILATGGALGIGALLAACGGNKDSDGTNSGPKTGPWSFTDDRQQKVSLQHTPRRIVAFTGTAAALHDFGIDDQIVGVFGPTKLKNGKPDPQAGDLDVDKVTVIGNAYNQFNIEKYAALRPDLLVTNMYEPGALWFVPDDSKDKITKLAESVALTSSRVPLIKIIERYAELAASLGADLKSKKVTDAKARFEKASAALRKAAKSHPVKVLACSGSPDLFYASNPGINADLMYYKSLGVDLIVPDQLDEGGYFESLSWENADKYQADVLLLDNRTATLQPKDLAAKPSWSKLPAVKAGQITPWSSEPRFSYAGAAPLIESLAKAIEGAKKTN, from the coding sequence ATGAGCACCTCCCGTAGCGTCACCCCGTCCCGTCGCGGAATTCTGGCCACGGGCGGTGCCCTCGGCATCGGCGCCCTGCTCGCCGCTTGCGGCGGCAACAAGGACTCGGACGGCACCAACAGCGGCCCCAAGACCGGCCCTTGGTCGTTCACCGACGACCGTCAGCAGAAGGTCTCCCTGCAGCACACCCCCCGGCGCATCGTCGCCTTCACCGGCACCGCGGCCGCACTGCACGACTTCGGGATCGACGACCAGATCGTCGGCGTCTTCGGCCCCACCAAGCTCAAGAACGGCAAACCCGACCCACAGGCCGGCGACCTGGACGTCGACAAGGTCACCGTCATCGGCAACGCCTACAACCAGTTCAACATCGAGAAGTACGCGGCGCTGCGCCCCGATCTGCTGGTCACCAACATGTACGAGCCGGGCGCGCTGTGGTTCGTACCGGACGACAGCAAGGACAAGATCACCAAGCTCGCCGAGTCCGTCGCCCTCACCTCCTCCCGCGTCCCGCTCATCAAGATCATCGAGCGCTACGCCGAGCTGGCCGCTTCGCTCGGCGCCGATCTGAAGTCCAAGAAGGTCACCGACGCCAAGGCCCGCTTCGAGAAGGCCTCCGCGGCGCTGCGCAAGGCCGCCAAGTCCCACCCGGTCAAGGTGCTCGCCTGCTCCGGCAGCCCCGACCTCTTCTACGCCTCCAACCCCGGTATCAACGCCGACCTCATGTACTACAAGTCCCTCGGCGTCGATCTGATCGTCCCCGACCAGCTGGACGAGGGCGGCTACTTCGAGAGCCTGAGCTGGGAGAACGCCGACAAGTACCAGGCCGATGTCCTCCTGCTGGACAACCGGACCGCGACCCTCCAGCCCAAGGACCTGGCCGCCAAGCCCTCCTGGTCGAAGCTGCCCGCCGTCAAGGCCGGCCAGATCACGCCCTGGTCGAGCGAGCCGCGCTTCTCCTACGCGGGCGCCGCACCACTCATCGAATCGCTCGCCAAGGCGATCGAGGGCGCCAAGAAGACCAACTGA